In Helicobacter ibis, a genomic segment contains:
- a CDS encoding DUF4149 domain-containing protein → MKLFFKLESYFYALYMFLIAVVVGALVACGAFSAPSIFRAASIVEGLDISILQSGILMTSIFVKLNVLLNIVAIFIIIYEILTLRINRNVFAPILGFISVILIFLFTMYYTPYMLESQLLGEDGIANSAFDNMHNQSVLVFKSLMATLSILFIYRILKRQA, encoded by the coding sequence ATGAAATTATTCTTCAAATTAGAATCTTATTTTTATGCGTTATATATGTTTTTAATAGCAGTTGTAGTTGGAGCTCTAGTTGCTTGTGGTGCATTTAGTGCGCCTAGTATATTTCGTGCTGCAAGTATTGTAGAGGGACTAGATATAAGCATTTTGCAATCTGGAATCTTAATGACATCTATTTTTGTAAAGCTAAATGTCCTATTAAACATTGTCGCTATTTTTATAATTATTTATGAAATATTGACACTAAGGATAAATAGAAATGTTTTTGCACCAATTTTAGGATTCATTAGTGTTATATTGATATTTTTATTTACAATGTATTACACGCCATATATGCTAGAATCTCAACTACTAGGAGAAGATGGGATTGCAAATAGTGCATTTGATAATATGCACAATCAATCAGTGCTAGTTTTTAAAAGCTTAATGGCTACTTTATCTATTTTATTTATTTATAGGATTCTAAAAAGACAAGCATAA
- the fabG gene encoding 3-oxoacyl-ACP reductase FabG, producing the protein MKFRGKNVLITGASKGIGAESARFLSSLGLKVWINYRSNPEIADALKEEIERNGGEVAVICFDATNEEQFVEAFNIINKSDGELAYLVNNAGITNDKLSIRMKVEDFNSVINCNLTSAFIGCREALKHMRKQGYGSVVNISSIVGEMGNIGQCNYAASKGGMIAMTKSFAKEGGSKEIRFNCITPGFIKSDMTESLKEEIKQNYYSNIPLGRFGESREVASCIAFLLSDYASYITGEILKVNGGLYM; encoded by the coding sequence ATGAAATTTCGTGGTAAAAATGTATTAATAACTGGTGCTAGTAAGGGCATAGGTGCAGAGAGTGCTAGATTCTTATCATCACTTGGGCTAAAGGTATGGATAAACTATCGCTCAAACCCTGAAATAGCAGATGCACTAAAAGAAGAAATAGAGAGAAACGGCGGAGAAGTTGCTGTAATTTGCTTTGATGCAACAAATGAAGAGCAGTTTGTAGAAGCCTTTAATATCATTAATAAAAGCGATGGAGAGTTGGCATATTTGGTAAATAATGCTGGAATCACAAATGATAAATTGTCTATAAGAATGAAAGTGGAAGATTTTAATTCTGTGATTAATTGCAATTTAACATCAGCTTTTATTGGTTGTAGAGAAGCTTTAAAGCATATGAGAAAGCAAGGTTATGGAAGCGTTGTTAATATATCATCCATAGTTGGTGAAATGGGCAATATTGGTCAATGTAACTATGCAGCAAGCAAGGGTGGCATGATAGCTATGACAAAATCTTTTGCTAAAGAAGGCGGTAGCAAAGAGATAAGGTTTAACTGCATAACACCTGGATTTATTAAAAGCGATATGACAGAATCTTTAAAAGAAGAAATAAAGCAAAATTATTATTCAAATATCCCTCTTGGTAGGTTTGGAGAAAGTAGAGAAGTTGCTTCTTGTATAGCGTTTTTATTGTCTGATTATGCAAGCTATATAACAGGCGAGATTTTAAAAGTAAATGGCGGATTATATATGTAA
- the acpP gene encoding acyl carrier protein, translating into MAVFDDVKAVVVEQLNVNDGEVKPESKFVDDLGADSLDVVELIMALEEKFEIEIPDEDAEKIVTVGDVVAYIEKAKS; encoded by the coding sequence ATGGCAGTTTTTGATGATGTAAAAGCGGTTGTTGTTGAGCAATTAAATGTAAATGACGGAGAGGTTAAGCCAGAATCTAAGTTCGTTGATGATTTGGGTGCGGATTCTTTAGATGTTGTTGAGCTTATTATGGCACTAGAAGAAAAGTTTGAAATTGAAATTCCAGATGAAGATGCAGAAAAAATTGTAACTGTAGGCGATGTAGTAGCATATATAGAAAAAGCAAAATCTTAA
- a CDS encoding beta-ketoacyl-ACP synthase II, which yields MRRVVVSGIGMINSLGLNREDSFKAIVEGKCGVKTISSFDASEFPVKIAAEITNFDPNSVMDAKEVKKADRFIHLGIKAAKEAMEDSGLIDFNGINYDRFGISSASGIGGLINIEKNSVINEQRGPKRISPFFIPSSLVNMLGGFISIEFNLKGPNLSSVTACAAGAHGISEAVKTIKLNLADRMLVVASESAICGVGIGGFAAMKALSDRNDEPQLASRPFDAQRNGFVMGEGAAALVLEDYESAKARGATIYAEIVGFGESGDANHITTPAPEGEGAYRAMKMALEMANVKIDYINAHGTSTKYNDMYETMALKRVFGGNVPPVSSTKGQIGHCLGAAGGLEAVISIMAMQKGILPPTINQVESDPDCDLDYIPNVAREAKVDAVMSNSFGFGGTNGVIIFKKI from the coding sequence ATGAGAAGAGTTGTTGTTAGTGGTATTGGTATGATTAATTCGTTGGGGCTTAATAGAGAAGATTCTTTTAAAGCTATTGTTGAAGGAAAATGTGGAGTTAAAACAATCTCCTCTTTTGATGCTAGTGAGTTTCCAGTAAAAATTGCAGCTGAAATTACCAATTTTGATCCAAATTCTGTTATGGATGCTAAAGAAGTAAAAAAGGCTGATAGATTCATACATCTTGGCATTAAAGCTGCTAAAGAAGCTATGGAAGATAGTGGATTAATAGATTTTAATGGTATTAACTATGATAGGTTTGGTATTAGTTCTGCATCTGGTATTGGTGGGCTTATTAATATAGAAAAAAATTCAGTTATAAATGAACAAAGAGGACCAAAGAGAATTTCGCCATTTTTCATACCTTCATCACTTGTAAATATGCTTGGTGGATTTATTTCTATTGAATTTAATTTAAAAGGACCGAATCTTTCTAGTGTAACTGCTTGTGCTGCTGGTGCTCATGGGATTAGTGAAGCTGTAAAGACTATAAAGTTAAATTTGGCTGATAGAATGTTGGTTGTCGCTTCAGAATCTGCTATATGTGGTGTTGGTATAGGCGGGTTTGCTGCTATGAAGGCTCTATCAGATAGAAATGATGAGCCACAACTTGCATCAAGACCATTTGATGCACAAAGAAATGGATTTGTCATGGGTGAGGGTGCTGCTGCTTTGGTTCTTGAAGACTATGAGAGTGCTAAGGCTAGAGGTGCTACTATTTATGCTGAAATTGTAGGCTTTGGAGAGAGTGGAGATGCAAATCACATAACCACACCAGCACCAGAGGGCGAGGGTGCATATAGGGCTATGAAAATGGCATTAGAAATGGCAAATGTAAAAATTGACTATATAAATGCACATGGGACAAGCACAAAATATAATGATATGTATGAGACTATGGCGTTAAAGAGAGTATTTGGAGGAAATGTGCCTCCTGTTAGCTCTACTAAAGGTCAAATTGGACATTGTCTTGGTGCAGCAGGCGGTTTAGAGGCTGTTATTTCTATAATGGCTATGCAAAAAGGGATATTACCACCTACGATAAACCAAGTAGAGAGTGATCCAGATTGTGATTTAGATTATATTCCAAATGTAGCTAGAGAGGCAAAAGTAGATGCTGTAATGAGTAATTCATTTGGCTTTGGTGGCACAAATGGAGTTATTATTTTTAAAAAAATATAA
- the accA gene encoding acetyl-CoA carboxylase carboxyl transferase subunit alpha, with the protein MSVYLDFESKIKTIQDSIATAQLKNDTHAIEILQNDLQKEVEKIYSNLSDYQKLQLARHPDRPYALDYISAMLSDSYEIHGDRHFSDDHAIVCYIGNIDGQKIMVIGEEKGRGTKNKIFRNFGMPNPEGYRKALRVAKMAEKFNIPLLMLVDTPGAYPGVGAEERGQSEAIAKNLQEFSKLKIPTISIVIGEGGSGGALAIGVADRLAMMEYSVFSVISPEGCAAILWNDPQKIESATQAMKITPNELKKAGLIDDIVLEPKVGAHRDKDSAVKALKEYVIRSIKEILEDKDYLQKRYNKLMSYGSFQ; encoded by the coding sequence GTGTCTGTTTATTTGGATTTTGAATCTAAAATAAAAACAATACAAGATAGCATAGCTACAGCACAATTAAAAAATGATACTCATGCTATTGAAATTTTGCAAAATGATTTGCAAAAGGAAGTTGAAAAAATTTATTCTAATTTGTCAGATTATCAAAAATTGCAACTAGCTAGACACCCTGATAGGCCATATGCTTTAGATTATATTTCTGCTATGCTTAGTGATTCGTATGAAATACATGGCGATAGACATTTTAGCGATGATCATGCAATTGTGTGTTATATCGGCAATATAGATGGACAGAAAATAATGGTAATTGGCGAAGAAAAGGGTAGGGGCACGAAGAATAAAATTTTTAGAAATTTTGGTATGCCAAACCCTGAGGGATATAGAAAAGCTCTAAGAGTAGCCAAAATGGCAGAAAAGTTTAATATACCACTTTTAATGCTTGTAGATACTCCAGGGGCATATCCCGGAGTTGGAGCTGAAGAGAGGGGACAAAGCGAAGCTATAGCTAAGAATCTACAAGAGTTTAGCAAATTGAAGATTCCAACTATTTCAATAGTAATAGGCGAAGGTGGTAGTGGAGGAGCGTTGGCTATTGGCGTTGCAGATAGACTTGCTATGATGGAGTATTCGGTCTTTAGCGTTATTTCACCTGAAGGCTGTGCGGCTATATTGTGGAATGATCCACAAAAGATAGAAAGTGCTACACAAGCAATGAAAATAACTCCAAATGAATTAAAAAAAGCAGGTTTGATTGATGATATAGTCTTAGAGCCAAAAGTTGGAGCACATAGGGATAAAGATTCAGCTGTCAAAGCACTTAAAGAATATGTGATACGAAGCATAAAAGAAATACTAGAAGATAAGGATTATTTGCAAAAAAGATACAATAAACTTATGTCTTATGGGAGCTTTCAATAA
- a CDS encoding aminoacetone oxidase family FAD-binding enzyme → MGGGASGIFVAVLLKGCGLDITIFEKNKTIGKKLLASGNGKCNIHNTNGSSSDYASSSLDKNQIQKIINKFTYSDFYKLCSKLGLPLIAEGSKVYPMSYSAKSVLEVFQLSLEEVHIRCNEEIIDIKLDKNYKIKSNKQEYEYDFVVVSCGSNAHERLGGSDSGYRLGQKLGFQLVDTYPVLTPLKCKQVFCDLNGLKVFSKITLKDKNIKIIEIDGDLLFTNYGVSGFGILDISYYLNLCEIPSFSVDLLPNISKEALEKILINSIKTYKNASLCEVLSGIVNPKLAKYLTNNKKSDIKSIKNIVYTIKNLQITPELTQEANNAEVCGGGISFECINIDTFESKKYKNLYIIGEVLDIVGKRGGHNLAFAWSGAYICANSIKKRMQIQ, encoded by the coding sequence ATTGGCGGAGGTGCGAGTGGGATCTTCGTGGCAGTTCTGCTTAAGGGTTGTGGGCTTGATATTACAATTTTTGAAAAAAACAAAACAATAGGTAAAAAACTCTTAGCTAGTGGTAATGGTAAATGTAATATACACAATACAAATGGTTCTAGCAGTGATTATGCAAGTTCTAGCCTAGATAAAAATCAAATACAAAAAATTATAAATAAATTTACATATTCTGATTTTTACAAACTATGCAGTAAGCTTGGATTGCCTCTTATAGCAGAAGGAAGCAAAGTATATCCTATGTCTTATAGCGCTAAGAGTGTATTAGAAGTATTTCAGCTTTCTTTAGAGGAAGTTCATATTAGATGTAATGAAGAAATAATAGATATTAAGCTTGATAAAAACTATAAAATAAAAAGCAATAAACAAGAATATGAATATGATTTTGTAGTGGTTTCATGTGGTAGTAATGCACATGAGAGACTAGGTGGTAGTGATAGTGGGTATAGACTAGGTCAGAAATTAGGCTTTCAGCTAGTAGATACTTATCCTGTTTTAACTCCATTAAAATGCAAACAAGTATTTTGTGATTTAAATGGCTTGAAAGTGTTTTCAAAGATAACTCTAAAAGATAAAAATATAAAAATTATAGAGATAGATGGTGATTTATTGTTTACAAATTATGGTGTTTCGGGGTTTGGCATTTTGGATATTTCTTATTATTTGAATCTATGTGAGATTCCTAGTTTTAGCGTTGATTTACTGCCAAATATTTCTAAAGAAGCATTAGAAAAGATTCTAATAAATTCCATTAAAACTTATAAGAATGCCAGTTTGTGCGAGGTTTTAAGCGGTATTGTAAATCCAAAACTAGCAAAATATTTAACAAATAATAAAAAAAGCGATATTAAAAGTATTAAGAACATAGTTTATACAATTAAAAATCTTCAAATAACGCCAGAATTAACTCAAGAAGCAAATAACGCTGAAGTATGCGGAGGTGGGATTAGCTTTGAATGTATAAATATAGATACTTTTGAGAGTAAAAAATATAAAAATTTATATATTATAGGTGAAGTGCTAGATATTGTAGGCAAAAGAGGTGGTCATAATTTAGCTTTTGCTTGGAGTGGTGCTTATATATGTGCTAATTCAATAAAAAAGCGTATGCAGATTCAATAA
- a CDS encoding RecB family exonuclease, translating to MSNNLYIFSSNRARKQFFLENFDNSFLPDSKTLGEFFETILRVDGKIKIPDILRRIYLYESIKECNTHSLGEFASNFSKFLSNSDFFLKFYDELCAECVSIEYLEQFDIYAFYEDHLKILKDIFRIYHKKLTENNLYDKYFVEDYKINVELLSNYDELQVFISGFLSKFECKIFYELSEIKPIILKIKINKFSKTYYERLFGMDIDCGLVEFLVRDSKVSIKAKKNIQLHKQPLIMEFSNKVSLVGAIFAQIDSWLESGVAPEDICVILPNEEFVAYLKLFDTARNFNYAMGIKLKDTRIFKQLKLKTDEICDVESFLRFISEFNDNKDLFVIKKIQESWEYFKPMIPYFAQLDKEIVLSFLKYIEEYTIDDVGGGRIKVIGILESRDINFSHVIMPEFIEGVVPSFSNKDIFLNTTIKKEASLPTKLDRENLQKSYYLNILQNSKEVIIYTINNDDTKPSRFLLDKDVFCGKIHNASKEYDDYFVKNNFYKYSDSEIVDVLNIKAISPTSLKIFLDCKRQYYYKYILGLKDKEVREHVSNAIHNALHIGFVNFLKHGNFNLLSQEVFRLIDEYGENELDKFNVSLAKKYVKDLLLNEEERYKSGYMPKFLEKEFTIDIGKITLKGRIDRIDVRGDEILVLDYKYKKNNIKSSHDFQMLFYKLAAQRFFPNKNIKVGIYDVYNAKIEYYDESKLEKEEQELLKILNDIEEIKELSFTLTDKRQVCEYCSFKYICNRY from the coding sequence ATGTCAAATAATCTTTATATTTTTTCCAGTAATAGAGCAAGAAAGCAGTTTTTTTTAGAGAATTTTGATAATTCTTTTTTACCAGATTCGAAGACTTTAGGTGAGTTTTTCGAAACTATTTTAAGAGTTGATGGAAAAATAAAAATACCTGATATTCTAAGACGAATTTATTTGTATGAATCTATCAAAGAATGCAATACGCATAGTTTAGGTGAGTTTGCTAGTAATTTTTCTAAGTTTTTATCTAATTCTGATTTTTTTTTGAAATTTTACGATGAATTATGTGCTGAATGTGTGAGTATAGAATATTTAGAGCAATTTGATATTTATGCTTTTTATGAAGATCATTTAAAAATTCTAAAAGATATTTTTAGAATTTATCACAAAAAGCTAACTGAAAACAATTTGTATGATAAATATTTCGTTGAAGACTATAAGATAAATGTCGAGTTATTATCTAATTATGATGAATTACAAGTTTTTATCTCTGGGTTTTTATCTAAGTTTGAATGCAAAATATTTTACGAACTCTCAGAAATAAAACCAATAATCTTAAAAATTAAAATAAATAAATTCAGTAAAACTTATTATGAACGATTATTTGGTATGGATATTGATTGTGGATTGGTTGAGTTTTTAGTTAGAGATTCTAAGGTATCGATAAAAGCTAAAAAAAATATACAATTACACAAACAGCCTTTAATAATGGAGTTTAGTAACAAAGTATCATTAGTTGGAGCAATCTTTGCTCAAATTGATAGTTGGTTAGAGAGTGGCGTTGCACCAGAGGATATATGTGTTATTTTGCCAAATGAAGAATTTGTAGCATATCTAAAGTTATTTGATACTGCTAGAAATTTTAATTATGCAATGGGCATAAAGCTAAAAGATACACGGATTTTTAAACAATTAAAATTAAAAACTGATGAAATTTGTGATGTTGAATCTTTTTTGAGATTCATTAGTGAATTTAACGACAATAAAGATTTATTTGTGATTAAAAAAATCCAAGAATCTTGGGAGTATTTTAAGCCAATGATTCCATATTTTGCACAATTGGATAAAGAAATTGTTTTGTCATTTTTAAAATATATCGAAGAATATACAATAGATGATGTAGGTGGTGGTAGAATCAAGGTTATAGGGATATTAGAGAGTAGGGATATTAATTTTAGCCATGTCATAATGCCAGAGTTTATAGAGGGTGTTGTGCCAAGTTTTAGCAATAAAGATATTTTCTTAAACACAACTATTAAAAAAGAAGCCTCTTTACCAACGAAGCTAGATAGAGAAAATTTACAAAAATCATATTATTTAAATATTTTACAAAACTCAAAAGAAGTAATAATTTATACAATAAATAATGATGATACAAAGCCTTCTAGATTCTTGCTTGATAAAGATGTCTTTTGTGGAAAAATCCACAATGCCTCAAAGGAATATGATGATTATTTTGTAAAAAATAATTTCTATAAATATAGCGATAGTGAAATTGTAGATGTGCTAAATATCAAGGCTATAAGCCCAACTAGTTTGAAGATTTTTTTGGATTGTAAAAGGCAATATTATTATAAATATATACTAGGCTTAAAAGATAAAGAAGTTAGAGAGCATGTATCAAATGCGATTCATAATGCTTTGCACATTGGGTTTGTGAATTTTCTAAAGCATGGCAATTTCAATCTCTTATCACAAGAAGTTTTTAGACTTATAGATGAATATGGCGAAAATGAGCTTGATAAATTTAATGTATCTTTGGCAAAAAAATATGTAAAAGACTTACTTTTAAATGAAGAAGAGAGATATAAAAGTGGATATATGCCCAAGTTTTTGGAAAAAGAATTTACTATTGATATTGGGAAGATAACTCTAAAAGGCAGGATTGATAGAATTGATGTAAGAGGTGATGAAATATTAGTGCTAGATTATAAATACAAAAAAAACAACATAAAAAGTAGCCATGATTTTCAGATGCTATTTTATAAGTTAGCCGCACAAAGATTCTTCCCAAATAAAAATATAAAAGTTGGAATCTATGATGTTTATAATGCAAAAATAGAATACTATGATGAATCTAAGCTAGAAAAAGAAGAGCAAGAATTATTAAAAATATTGAATGATATAGAAGAGATAAAAGAGTTAAGTTTCACTCTTACAGATAAAAGACAAGTGTGTGAATATTGTAGCTTTAAGTATATTTGTAATAGATATTAG
- a CDS encoding YaaA family protein: MIILLSPSEKKELTHKNEIPHIDGFYKEFLTKDIARIVENYIKCLRENSEGEISKMLGVKHIVLDELVLLQNINNTPLLQAIERYSGVAFKALGYESLNKKEKEYINGRVFIFSNLFGILRACDLIPYYDLKQGEGFACGEYTFKTKDIYANNAKNYIEELKTQSNFVLDLRAGFYQKCLKLPQDFKICELNFIKNGKSVSHYAKHYRGLLLRECARNNIQTFDSIKYLKLEGLEIINIEESGQKLSITYNLV, translated from the coding sequence ATGATAATTCTACTATCTCCAAGTGAGAAAAAAGAGCTAACACATAAAAATGAGATTCCACATATTGATGGCTTTTATAAAGAGTTTTTAACAAAAGATATAGCTAGGATAGTGGAAAATTATATTAAGTGCCTTAGGGAAAATAGCGAAGGTGAGATATCCAAAATGCTTGGCGTAAAACATATTGTGCTAGATGAGCTTGTATTGTTACAGAATATTAATAATACTCCTTTATTACAAGCAATAGAAAGATATAGCGGAGTTGCATTTAAGGCACTAGGATATGAATCTCTTAATAAAAAAGAGAAAGAATATATTAATGGCAGAGTTTTTATATTTTCAAACTTATTTGGGATTCTTAGAGCTTGTGATTTGATACCTTATTATGATTTAAAGCAAGGAGAAGGATTTGCTTGTGGAGAATATACTTTTAAGACCAAAGATATTTATGCTAATAATGCAAAAAATTACATAGAAGAATTAAAGACACAAAGCAATTTTGTTCTTGATTTAAGGGCTGGATTCTATCAGAAGTGCCTAAAATTACCACAAGACTTCAAAATTTGTGAGCTAAACTTTATAAAAAATGGTAAAAGTGTAAGCCATTATGCAAAACATTACAGAGGACTTCTGCTAAGAGAATGTGCAAGAAATAATATACAAACATTTGATTCTATTAAATATTTAAAACTAGAAGGGCTAGAGATAATAAATATAGAAGAGAGTGGGCAAAAATTAAGCATTACATATAATTTGGTATAA